A window of the Methanoregula sp. genome harbors these coding sequences:
- a CDS encoding PIN domain-containing protein, with translation MSKKVFLDTGIFFDCLESQDRKTLINHAINREYQIFTSLSVIGEVILIMKRDAKFAEHLTGFFSLLSEWNITILVPTDDVAVICYEFSQDLTDGRMMSQKTDRTHLAYAIAYDCDYFITSDDALIRYKIPRRLNESDYVKPETLPFEAFKKMVTS, from the coding sequence ATGAGTAAAAAGGTATTTCTTGATACCGGAATCTTTTTTGATTGCCTGGAAAGCCAGGACAGAAAAACCCTCATCAATCACGCGATAAACCGGGAATATCAGATTTTTACTTCCCTGTCAGTAATCGGTGAAGTAATCCTGATCATGAAACGGGATGCGAAATTTGCCGAACACCTGACCGGTTTTTTCTCTCTGCTCAGTGAATGGAATATTACGATTCTCGTTCCCACTGACGATGTAGCGGTTATCTGTTATGAATTTTCACAGGACCTGACCGATGGCCGGATGATGAGTCAGAAGACAGATCGGACACACCTTGCATACGCGATCGCGTATGACTGTGATTACTTCATTACCTCTGATGATGCGTTGATCAGATACAAGATCCCCCGCCGGCTCAACGAGTCGGATTATGTGAAGCCGGAAACACTGCCCTTTGAAGCGTTTAAGAAAATGGTGACGAGTTAG
- a CDS encoding tyrosine-type recombinase/integrase, giving the protein MAATSTTQISHFHPDDATFMRYSKSVMIRGIEEKRITEDDALLIREFVAEISATRHISTGRAFKLNHTLINLREYLGPYRQNTVADIYTAVDSVRNAKDSNGIPRYKQNSICDFVRFLKRFYLWMCENHYTTIEEKKIQKIQPPAYDTNTKSPEMLLTEEEVKAMIEVCQNSRDRAILAALYEGGFRIGEIGTLLWKNVKFTDWNVTITTAFKTGKNRTVPLVMARAYLASWRNDYPLSVTPDAFVFLSNKKAPLGYNGLAKQIRVIAKRAGITKHITPHIFRHTRATILIRQGYGEAIVKKLLWGNLNSKMFSTYLHLVDSDVERVVAEKAGIITKEERSKTLEARQCPRCFTVNGPTRGLCDTCGCELTEEAANKIMQAKTQGELQPEFQAMMDRFRGELMQMQNAQKH; this is encoded by the coding sequence ATGGCAGCTACCAGCACCACCCAAATATCGCACTTCCATCCGGACGATGCGACTTTTATGCGATATTCCAAGAGCGTAATGATACGGGGTATCGAAGAAAAACGAATTACCGAAGATGACGCCCTGTTAATCCGGGAATTTGTTGCCGAGATAAGCGCAACCCGCCATATCAGCACCGGGAGAGCATTCAAACTCAATCACACGCTGATAAACCTCCGTGAATATCTCGGCCCCTACCGACAGAATACCGTTGCAGACATCTACACTGCCGTCGATAGTGTGAGAAATGCAAAAGACTCCAACGGAATTCCCCGGTATAAACAGAACTCAATATGCGATTTTGTCCGGTTCCTGAAACGGTTTTACCTCTGGATGTGTGAAAACCATTACACAACCATAGAGGAAAAGAAAATCCAGAAAATTCAGCCTCCAGCCTACGACACCAACACAAAGAGCCCCGAGATGCTCCTGACCGAAGAAGAAGTCAAAGCGATGATAGAAGTCTGTCAGAACTCACGGGACCGGGCAATACTCGCTGCACTCTATGAAGGTGGCTTTAGGATCGGGGAGATCGGTACACTTCTCTGGAAAAATGTAAAATTTACCGATTGGAACGTCACCATCACGACCGCGTTTAAGACCGGAAAGAACCGGACCGTTCCCCTTGTCATGGCCCGGGCCTACCTCGCATCCTGGCGCAATGATTACCCTCTTTCCGTAACGCCGGATGCATTCGTATTCCTTTCAAACAAGAAGGCCCCGCTTGGATATAACGGGTTGGCAAAACAAATCCGTGTCATCGCCAAGAGAGCGGGAATAACAAAGCACATCACTCCGCACATCTTCCGGCACACACGGGCAACCATCCTTATCCGGCAGGGATACGGTGAGGCCATAGTGAAGAAATTACTGTGGGGGAATCTCAACAGCAAAATGTTTTCAACGTACCTTCACTTGGTTGATTCCGATGTGGAACGGGTAGTAGCTGAGAAGGCTGGGATCATTACCAAAGAGGAGAGATCAAAGACTCTTGAGGCCCGGCAGTGCCCCCGGTGTTTCACGGTCAACGGTCCGACACGGGGACTTTGTGATACGTGCGGATGCGAACTCACCGAAGAAGCGGCAAATAAAATAATGCAGGCAAAGACGCAGGGAGAACTCCAGCCGGAGTTCCAGGCGATGATGGACCGGTTCAGAGGGGAATTGATGCAGATGCAGAATGCTCAAAAACATTGA
- a CDS encoding energy-coupling factor transporter transmembrane component T codes for MAEILAYVHKDGFFHRLHPFTKIAFILLFGLMSILSTNLLFLFLLVIVILIIAYGASLSTEVMQQFKLIAFMSVILLGLTIITMPSGETIGYLIPSVIPGIGGHFPITTGAIDFGLVLTLRFMILICVFQLFVISTQPRDIVHTMERMKIPIDYTLMFLIALRFIPTLQIEGKRIHEAQLARGYNPGSGILGKIRSIAPIIIPLVSNALSRATVLGLTIDIRGYRTGTRTRIREFVFQRRDYATFMILIAACCGYATLIVQQVL; via the coding sequence ATGGCAGAGATTCTTGCCTATGTCCACAAAGACGGATTCTTCCATAGACTCCACCCGTTTACCAAGATCGCATTCATACTCCTGTTTGGTCTGATGTCGATCCTGTCAACAAATTTGCTGTTCCTCTTCCTGCTGGTCATCGTTATCCTTATTATTGCATATGGAGCCAGCCTTAGTACCGAAGTGATGCAGCAGTTCAAGCTGATCGCCTTTATGAGTGTCATTCTCCTTGGTCTCACCATCATCACGATGCCCAGCGGAGAGACGATTGGTTATCTGATTCCGTCAGTGATTCCAGGAATCGGGGGACATTTCCCGATCACTACCGGTGCGATCGACTTCGGGCTTGTTCTCACCCTCCGATTCATGATCCTCATCTGCGTCTTCCAACTTTTTGTAATCTCGACGCAGCCGCGGGATATTGTTCATACTATGGAGCGTATGAAAATTCCCATTGACTATACCCTTATGTTCCTTATCGCCCTGCGGTTCATCCCAACCCTCCAGATCGAAGGGAAACGGATTCATGAAGCACAGCTGGCACGCGGGTATAACCCGGGCAGCGGCATACTGGGAAAAATCCGTAGCATTGCACCGATTATAATCCCGCTTGTGTCTAACGCTCTTTCCCGGGCAACGGTACTGGGGCTTACGATCGATATCCGGGGTTATCGTACAGGAACACGGACACGAATCAGGGAGTTTGTATTCCAGAGAAGGGATTATGCCACGTTCATGATCCTCATTGCCGCTTGCTGTGGATATGCAACATTAATTGTACAACAGGTACTCTGA
- a CDS encoding energy-coupling factor transporter ATPase — protein sequence MIRLENVSYTYPHSVQKALKNLSFSLPEGSCIMVTGPSGSGKTTLCLAAAGILHHEYGGKKEGRVMVDARDVKDYSNLTALAQKIGIVFDDPEAQMIFTTVEEEIISAIEHRGLDVAATEERLASIITTTYLTELCNRSPHNLSGGQKQRVALAATLALGNDILILDEPTSELDEHATRRIVAILTDLKKQGKTILLIEHKYAHFKDMVDTLVVMENGTISAIGKPGDVLADDRLRKIVIADFSGIRTPDNAITHDDKTEELSSPIIQVQDLSYAYGDILALDSISLTIHSGEFIALVGENGSGKTTLVKHFNRLLTPTRGDVMVKGKNTRECTITDLARHVGLVFQNPDHMFFADTVREEVEFGLKNLGITDGERIIDAALSEVGLEHTKDLYPRWLSRGERQRLAIACVVAMQPAIIVLDEPTTGLDGNEARLVLEILKALQQKGHTIIIITHNREIAAICADRVVTMEKGKIVSDTIMTGSA from the coding sequence ATGATCAGGCTCGAGAACGTTAGTTATACATATCCCCACTCCGTGCAAAAAGCTCTGAAAAATCTCTCTTTTTCTTTACCAGAGGGCAGTTGTATCATGGTGACCGGGCCATCTGGTTCCGGTAAAACCACACTCTGTCTTGCAGCTGCAGGTATCCTCCACCACGAATATGGAGGGAAAAAAGAAGGGCGGGTAATGGTTGATGCACGGGATGTCAAAGACTATTCCAATCTTACGGCTTTGGCACAAAAGATCGGCATTGTCTTTGATGATCCTGAAGCCCAGATGATCTTCACAACGGTTGAAGAAGAGATCATCTCGGCTATCGAACACCGGGGGCTGGATGTTGCCGCAACGGAAGAACGGCTCGCTTCTATCATAACCACTACGTATCTTACGGAGCTCTGCAATCGTTCCCCACATAATCTCTCCGGGGGACAGAAGCAGCGGGTAGCACTCGCCGCAACACTGGCGCTGGGAAATGATATCCTAATTCTTGATGAACCCACGTCCGAACTGGATGAGCATGCGACCAGGCGAATCGTTGCAATACTTACCGATTTGAAAAAACAGGGAAAAACCATCCTTCTCATCGAACACAAGTACGCTCATTTCAAGGACATGGTCGATACCCTTGTGGTGATGGAGAACGGAACTATCAGTGCTATCGGAAAACCCGGTGATGTGCTGGCCGATGATCGTTTAAGAAAGATCGTGATAGCGGACTTTTCGGGCATCAGAACCCCTGATAACGCAATTACTCATGACGATAAAACCGAGGAATTATCCAGCCCCATTATTCAGGTTCAGGACCTTTCCTATGCATATGGGGACATCCTGGCTCTTGATTCTATTAGCCTTACCATCCACTCGGGGGAATTTATTGCACTCGTTGGGGAGAATGGATCGGGGAAAACCACGCTGGTCAAGCATTTTAACCGTCTGCTGACACCCACCCGTGGCGATGTAATGGTCAAAGGTAAAAATACTCGTGAATGCACAATTACCGATCTTGCCCGGCATGTCGGTCTTGTATTCCAGAACCCGGATCACATGTTCTTTGCCGATACCGTAAGAGAGGAGGTGGAATTCGGGTTAAAGAACCTCGGGATAACCGATGGGGAGAGAATCATCGATGCAGCCCTGTCTGAAGTCGGGCTCGAACATACAAAAGATCTCTACCCCCGGTGGCTCTCCCGCGGTGAACGACAGCGGCTTGCCATCGCTTGTGTGGTTGCCATGCAACCGGCAATCATTGTGCTGGATGAGCCAACCACCGGCCTTGACGGAAATGAGGCGCGCCTTGTCCTTGAAATATTAAAAGCCCTCCAGCAGAAGGGGCATACGATTATTATCATCACCCATAACCGGGAAATTGCCGCAATCTGTGCAGACCGGGTTGTAACCATGGAGAAAGGAAAGATTGTTTCTGACACTATCATGACGGGGAGTGCATAA
- a CDS encoding tryptophan transporter yields MKSKDIAIVGILLAIGAILRYFLAMLHTPLTPNMIIAFYCLAIILIRPKVFEALGIGLVAGILSMLISGSIFPPANLISEPIGALVCFGIYAVLKNRSQFAPVVTTFLSTLASGFAFAALALIAVAPKILAKYATLEGFIIVFVPIVVITAVFNAIIVQILYIPSSRVLSRGQE; encoded by the coding sequence ATGAAATCAAAAGATATCGCCATTGTCGGAATCCTGCTTGCCATCGGAGCGATCCTTCGCTATTTCCTTGCAATGCTTCATACGCCGCTCACACCGAACATGATCATCGCATTTTACTGTCTTGCGATCATCCTTATCCGGCCGAAAGTCTTTGAGGCATTGGGTATCGGGCTTGTTGCTGGTATCCTCTCGATGCTGATATCCGGTTCCATATTCCCTCCTGCCAACCTTATCAGCGAACCTATAGGGGCACTGGTCTGTTTCGGCATATATGCTGTCTTAAAGAACCGGTCACAGTTCGCACCCGTTGTCACAACGTTTCTCTCAACACTTGCAAGCGGATTTGCCTTTGCTGCTCTTGCACTCATCGCAGTTGCGCCCAAGATCCTTGCAAAGTACGCCACCTTAGAAGGATTTATTATTGTATTTGTACCGATCGTTGTCATAACTGCGGTATTTAATGCGATTATCGTCCAAATCCTCTACATACCTTCCAGCAGGGTATTGTCACGAGGACAGGAATGA
- the wrbA gene encoding NAD(P)H:quinone oxidoreductase, whose translation MPVCTPQQLAEADAVIFRNPTRFRNMCGQMRQCFDATGGIWKAGALSEKVGSVFTGSATLHGGQESTILSFHVTLLHHGMIIAGLPYAFEGQQRIDKITGCSPYGLLTIVGNDGQRWLSENELAGARFQGNYVAGIALRLVQKNP comes from the coding sequence ATTCCTGTATGTACGCCCCAGCAACTCGCAGAGGCCGATGCAGTAATTTTCAGGAACCCTACCCGTTTTAGGAATATGTGCGGCCAGATGCGCCAGTGCTTTGATGCTACCGGGGGGATCTGGAAAGCAGGAGCCTTGTCAGAAAAAGTCGGGAGTGTATTTACCGGTTCGGCAACCCTGCATGGGGGGCAGGAATCCACAATCCTGAGTTTTCATGTAACTCTCCTGCATCACGGCATGATCATTGCCGGATTGCCCTACGCCTTTGAAGGACAGCAGCGAATAGATAAGATAACCGGTTGTTCCCCGTACGGATTGTTAACAATTGTAGGTAATGACGGGCAGAGATGGCTAAGCGAGAACGAACTGGCCGGGGCACGATTCCAGGGCAATTATGTTGCGGGAATTGCGTTGAGACTTGTGCAAAAAAATCCGTAA
- a CDS encoding NADP-dependent malic enzyme: protein MLFSPGSDDIYKEALALHAKHKGKLEIRSKVPLNNKHDLSRAYTPGVAEVCREIAKDRNLAYKYTLKANTIAIVTDGSAVLGLGNIGGYAAIPVMEGKAILFKEFAGIDAFPICFESYETDFADQVKNIAPVFGGINLEDIAAPKCFEVEDALQDIGIPVMHDDQHGTAVVVLAALLNACKVTGRRYEDLNIVISGAGAAGFAITRLLKCIGYNPNVCTRVNEIIVCDTKGTICRGREGLYKNKYKFILAEETNRPGLSGKLEDAMNGADVFIGVSAPNIVTEDMVRSMNKDAIVFAMANPVPEIWPDAAKNAGAAVVGTGRSDFPNQINNVLAFPGIFRGALDARATRITDEMKIAAAHAIASCVPKPQRERIMPNILDKDVTRVVAKAVEEAAVKCGCSRPL from the coding sequence ATGCTGTTTTCTCCGGGAAGTGATGACATTTACAAAGAAGCGCTTGCCCTGCATGCGAAACACAAAGGAAAACTTGAGATCCGTTCAAAGGTGCCTTTAAATAACAAACACGATCTTTCCCGCGCATACACCCCCGGCGTTGCAGAGGTCTGCCGCGAGATTGCCAAAGACCGGAATCTCGCGTATAAATACACGTTAAAAGCCAATACGATTGCCATCGTTACTGATGGTTCAGCAGTTCTGGGCCTCGGAAATATCGGCGGGTATGCAGCTATTCCGGTAATGGAGGGAAAGGCAATTCTTTTTAAGGAATTTGCCGGTATTGATGCATTCCCGATCTGTTTTGAGAGTTATGAGACCGATTTTGCCGACCAGGTAAAAAACATCGCGCCGGTCTTTGGCGGGATCAATCTTGAGGATATTGCCGCTCCTAAATGCTTCGAAGTCGAAGATGCGCTCCAGGATATCGGTATTCCGGTGATGCACGATGACCAGCACGGGACAGCAGTTGTCGTACTTGCAGCACTGCTCAATGCCTGCAAAGTGACCGGCAGAAGATACGAGGATCTTAATATTGTAATATCCGGGGCAGGAGCAGCGGGTTTTGCCATCACCCGGCTCTTAAAATGTATAGGCTACAACCCGAATGTCTGCACCCGGGTGAACGAAATTATTGTCTGCGACACCAAAGGAACGATCTGCCGGGGAAGAGAGGGGCTATACAAAAACAAGTACAAGTTTATCCTTGCTGAAGAGACAAACCGCCCGGGGCTCTCCGGTAAACTTGAGGATGCGATGAACGGCGCTGATGTCTTTATCGGTGTTTCGGCCCCCAATATTGTCACGGAAGATATGGTACGATCGATGAACAAGGATGCTATTGTATTTGCAATGGCAAACCCGGTGCCGGAGATTTGGCCGGATGCAGCAAAGAATGCCGGTGCTGCTGTTGTCGGTACCGGCCGGAGTGACTTTCCCAACCAGATCAATAATGTGCTGGCATTCCCCGGCATTTTCCGGGGGGCCCTTGACGCCCGTGCCACCCGGATAACCGATGAGATGAAGATCGCTGCTGCCCATGCGATTGCCAGTTGTGTCCCAAAACCCCAGCGCGAGCGGATTATGCCCAATATCCTTGATAAAGATGTGACCCGGGTCGTCGCAAAAGCAGTGGAAGAAGCAGCAGTTAAATGCGGGTGCAGCAGGCCTCTTTAA
- a CDS encoding thioredoxin family protein, producing MTEELLVEVDDLVWEKMVEKGTKPVAVMFYSPSCTFCHQMEPYFRNYAEEFKNAVFFAKINIVTNPWTSERYGVKSTPTFKFFCDGKAVQEMVGAVYPALLKKMVEEVLIHGKECAKNSTAIDYEITGYG from the coding sequence ATGACCGAAGAACTGCTTGTAGAAGTCGATGATCTTGTTTGGGAAAAAATGGTGGAGAAAGGGACAAAACCTGTTGCCGTTATGTTCTATAGCCCTTCATGTACTTTTTGTCACCAGATGGAGCCGTATTTCAGAAATTATGCAGAAGAATTTAAAAATGCCGTTTTCTTTGCAAAGATCAATATTGTCACAAACCCGTGGACATCCGAACGCTATGGCGTGAAGAGCACGCCAACATTCAAGTTCTTCTGCGATGGCAAAGCTGTGCAGGAAATGGTCGGTGCAGTATACCCGGCACTCCTTAAAAAAATGGTTGAAGAAGTGCTTATCCATGGCAAGGAATGTGCAAAGAACTCGACAGCTATCGATTACGAGATAACCGGATATGGATAG
- a CDS encoding aldehyde dehydrogenase family protein, with the protein MLMRIGGKDAGGPHGSWIEVKNPATGAFIDRVPSGTPEDVAHAVDAADAASGGWKKKPMRERGMILFRAAGLVREQHKDIAHILTLEQGKPLRESIDEVRGFANILEFYAGISAHSTGEAVRLGPAGDCIIVHEPLGICGAIIPWNMPVIIMGWKVGPALLAGNTMVLKPASTTPLSTLKLADILDKAGLPPGVLNIVTGSGESVGAAIVRHPLIHKVSFTGNCKTGEKIRKMASGTLKDLTLELGGSDPMIVMDDADIDNAVEGALRGRFYNAGQVCSAVKRLYVHEKIADTFVRKLQVRVNALKAGNGLEQGIDLGPLNSAGQREQISDLITDVADKQEGTILSGGFSPSGPSYNAGYFYNPTLVSDVSPGSRLLTDEIFGPILPVMRIPDLDTAIIEANRSRYGLGASVWTTNLATTKRVFDEVHAGIIWVNRHLTVPPEIPFGGMNASGIGRENGSHALESYSRTRTLFLGW; encoded by the coding sequence ATGCTGATGCGGATTGGCGGGAAAGATGCCGGAGGACCTCATGGCAGCTGGATCGAAGTAAAAAATCCGGCTACCGGAGCATTTATTGATCGGGTGCCGTCCGGAACACCGGAGGATGTCGCTCATGCTGTAGATGCGGCGGATGCGGCGTCCGGGGGCTGGAAGAAAAAACCCATGCGGGAGCGGGGAATGATCCTGTTTCGTGCCGCCGGGCTGGTACGGGAGCAGCATAAGGATATCGCTCACATCCTGACCCTGGAGCAGGGAAAACCGCTCCGCGAATCAATCGATGAGGTCAGGGGTTTTGCCAATATTTTAGAGTTCTATGCCGGGATCTCGGCTCACTCAACCGGTGAGGCTGTTCGCCTTGGCCCGGCCGGTGACTGCATCATTGTCCATGAACCCTTAGGAATCTGCGGAGCGATCATTCCGTGGAATATGCCGGTTATCATCATGGGCTGGAAGGTGGGTCCTGCACTCCTTGCCGGAAATACAATGGTGCTCAAACCAGCGTCAACGACCCCCCTGTCCACCCTGAAACTCGCAGATATTCTTGATAAGGCCGGTCTTCCACCGGGAGTGCTCAATATCGTGACTGGCAGCGGGGAGTCCGTTGGAGCGGCTATTGTCCGTCACCCCCTTATCCATAAAGTTTCCTTTACGGGCAATTGTAAAACAGGTGAAAAAATCCGGAAGATGGCATCGGGAACGTTAAAAGATCTTACGCTGGAACTCGGGGGATCTGACCCGATGATTGTTATGGATGATGCCGATATAGACAATGCTGTAGAAGGAGCGCTCCGTGGCCGGTTCTACAATGCAGGTCAGGTATGCTCCGCTGTAAAACGCCTTTACGTACACGAGAAAATTGCCGATACCTTTGTCAGGAAATTACAGGTGCGGGTAAATGCCCTGAAAGCAGGAAACGGCCTTGAACAAGGAATCGATCTGGGACCCCTGAACAGCGCAGGACAGCGAGAACAGATTTCTGACCTGATTACTGATGTTGCGGACAAACAAGAAGGAACAATTCTTTCTGGGGGTTTCTCTCCTTCCGGACCTTCGTACAATGCCGGGTATTTCTACAATCCTACCCTGGTCTCGGATGTCAGCCCGGGCTCACGGCTCCTGACCGATGAGATCTTCGGGCCGATCCTGCCGGTGATGAGGATACCGGATCTCGATACGGCAATTATTGAAGCAAACCGTTCTCGGTACGGACTTGGCGCCTCGGTCTGGACAACCAATCTTGCAACAACAAAACGCGTGTTTGATGAGGTCCATGCCGGTATCATCTGGGTGAACCGCCACCTTACCGTGCCTCCCGAAATCCCATTCGGGGGCATGAACGCAAGTGGTATCGGCCGGGAGAACGGCTCTCATGCACTGGAGAGTTACAGCCGGACCCGGACACTGTTTCTGGGGTGGTAA
- a CDS encoding PP2C family serine/threonine-protein phosphatase yields the protein MRWKYTCASVTGKAHTRRGENGQDSSRAGTIQISDSEFFIGIAADGAGSTSDGGKGAEITCEMLYTQISETLRKNGDLSGITDDDVKAWITAARDAIIAETQPEGKPLREYACTILGSVAGNGGSVFFQIGDGAIVTGSGTDYRTIFWPEQGEYANTTYFITDEQYLDHLHILHAELPDEIALFTDGLQNLVLSFALQKAHPGFFQPLFSALGQHPVNGSQSFSTQLENFLCRDDISERSDDDKTLVLAVRMTG from the coding sequence ATGAGATGGAAGTACACCTGCGCATCTGTTACCGGAAAAGCCCATACCCGGCGCGGTGAGAATGGCCAGGATTCCTCCCGGGCCGGTACAATCCAGATTTCAGATTCTGAATTTTTTATTGGCATTGCTGCTGATGGCGCCGGCAGCACGTCCGATGGCGGCAAGGGGGCAGAGATCACTTGTGAAATGCTGTACACACAAATCTCTGAAACGCTCCGCAAAAACGGCGACCTTTCCGGCATCACTGATGATGATGTGAAAGCCTGGATCACCGCTGCCCGGGATGCGATCATTGCCGAAACGCAGCCAGAAGGAAAACCGCTGCGGGAATATGCCTGTACCATCCTGGGCTCGGTTGCGGGAAACGGTGGATCTGTCTTTTTCCAGATCGGCGATGGCGCAATCGTGACCGGTTCTGGCACGGACTACCGGACCATTTTCTGGCCGGAGCAGGGAGAGTATGCCAATACGACCTACTTCATTACGGATGAGCAGTATCTCGATCACCTGCACATCCTCCACGCGGAATTACCGGATGAGATTGCATTGTTCACCGATGGTCTGCAGAACCTTGTCCTCTCGTTTGCGCTTCAAAAAGCCCACCCCGGCTTTTTCCAGCCACTCTTTTCCGCACTCGGGCAACACCCGGTGAATGGGTCCCAGTCATTTTCGACGCAACTGGAAAACTTTCTCTGCCGTGACGATATCAGCGAGAGAAGCGATGATGACAAGACACTCGTCCTTGCCGTGCGAATGACAGGTTAA
- a CDS encoding VWA domain-containing protein gives MSDDLNTILPDQQPLGAVTFAENPEPRCPCLLLLDTSGSMAGQPITELNAGIRDFYNELQNDSLAIKRVEVALLSFGPVRLISEFNTAECFFDPQLQADGDTPLGEAIRKGIDLIKTRKEQYRANGISFYRPWIFLITDGAPTDEWQSAAAMVREGESAKSFAFFAIGVNKADMKILKQISVRDPVKLQGLKFREFFQWLSNSMKSASRSNPGDRIQLAPPLGWSEI, from the coding sequence ATGAGTGATGATCTCAACACGATACTCCCCGACCAGCAGCCACTGGGAGCGGTGACTTTTGCAGAGAACCCCGAGCCACGGTGCCCCTGCCTCTTATTGCTCGACACATCAGGATCGATGGCTGGACAGCCCATCACCGAACTGAATGCCGGGATCCGTGATTTTTACAATGAGCTGCAGAACGACTCGCTCGCAATTAAACGGGTCGAAGTCGCCTTACTCTCGTTTGGCCCGGTCCGGCTCATCTCCGAGTTCAATACCGCTGAATGTTTCTTTGATCCCCAGCTCCAGGCAGATGGCGACACACCTCTGGGTGAAGCAATACGAAAGGGCATCGATCTTATTAAAACCCGCAAAGAACAGTACCGGGCAAACGGCATCTCGTTCTACCGCCCCTGGATCTTCCTAATCACGGACGGCGCCCCAACCGACGAGTGGCAGAGTGCTGCTGCCATGGTCCGCGAAGGCGAGAGTGCAAAATCCTTTGCGTTCTTTGCCATTGGCGTCAACAAGGCCGACATGAAGATCTTAAAGCAGATTTCGGTACGGGACCCGGTCAAACTCCAGGGCCTGAAGTTCCGCGAATTCTTCCAGTGGCTCTCCAATTCGATGAAATCGGCCTCACGGAGCAATCCCGGCGACCGTATCCAGCTCGCTCCCCCCCTCGGCTGGAGCGAGATATGA